In the Novosphingobium resinovorum genome, CCGTCCTGCAATCGACCGAACGGATCGATCTGCTGGTGACGGATGTGGGATTGCCCGGCCTAAATGGTCGTCAGCTCGCGGAAATCGCACGCGAGACCAGGCCCGACCTCAGGGTTCTCTTCATCACGGGTTATACGCAGGCAGCCTCGGCCCGATCAGGTTTCCTGCCTGCCGGCATGGAGATGCTGACCAAGCCATTCTCAGCGGATTTGCTGGCGACGAAAATCAGGGAGATCATCGAGCGGTGAAAACTTATGATGGCCCGGCTAGCCAGCGCGATTGCCTATCGAACTGGCAAACTGAAATGCATGGTTTCTTGACGCTTATCTGCCGCACCTGACAGATCGACGTTTGTGGCGGAGCGCCATGCGCGCGCCTGGCCAACGGTCAACTGATAGGTTCCAGGCCGAGCAGTTCCTCGGCCGCTCGCGCGAGATTATGGGCGGTGTAGGGCTTTTGAACCACCATCCTCGCCCTGTGCTCATCGGGAAGCTTCGCTTGCTCCCCGTAACCCGACGCGAAGAAGAACGGCACGCCCATTTCCAGCAACCGGTCCGCGACCGGGAAGCTCGTCTGGTCACCAAGGTTGATGTCGAGGACTGCAAAGTCCGGGGCGTAGCCATCGAGCGCGTCATGGGCGGCTTCAACCGTCGATACCGCGGTGAGTTCGGCACCAAGCCGGGTCAGGATATCTTCCGCATCGAGGGCGATGATCAGGCTGTCCTCGACCAGCATTACCGACCGTCCGCACAGCAGGTCCGCCGGCGGCGCATTCTGTGCGTGATGCGGGGGCGCCGGAAGCTTCACGTACGGCCCCTGATGATTGCGCGGGACGGAAACGTGGCGCGCCGGAATGCGGAACCTTGCCCGTACGCCCGCAGGATCGTAATGGATTTCAGAGGAGCCCCCCAGGTCATATGGCACCGAACGGTCGACGATCGTGGTACCAAAACCCTTGCGTGTAGGCGGCGTTACCGGCGGACCGCCTGCTTCTTGCCATGTGAGGACGAGGTCATTGGCATCATTGCGATCCCAGGCGATGCGTACTTCGCCGTCGCCCGACAAGCTGCCGTACTTTGTCGAGTTCGTGACCAGTTCGTGGATGACGAGCGCCATCGTTGAGTAGGCTTGCGGATTGAGCAGCAGCGGCGGGCCTTCGGAGCAGATCGATGTTTCCTTGTCGGCGGCAAATGCCGCCGCCTCCGCGTCGATGAGCGCTTGCAATGGGGCGGGTCCCCAGTGATCGTCCGTGATCTGATTGTGCGCGCGGGCAAGCGCATGGATGCGTCCATCGACCACCTTCACGAAATCGCGCACTGCATCCTCGTCGGGCTGCGATTGGCGGATCAGGCCGCGAATGACGCCAAGGATGTTGCGAACACGGTGGTTGAGTTCCGCGATCAGCAGCTCCTGGCGCGCATTGGCTTGATGCCGCTGCGCCGCAGCCTCGTCCGCAAGACGCAGGACGACTTCGATGAGCGTTGCCCGCAGTGTTTCTGCCACCCGCATTTCGGACGAGGTAAACGGCCGCGAGCGGCCCTCCACGTTCTCACGCCACTCGGCAAAGCTTTCGCGCGGCGTCAGGCGTGAGCCATTGGGACCGTAGGCGATGGGCTTGTGCGGGTCACCGGCCCAGCGCACCGATTCCCGCATCTCCGAGCGGAACAGCACGACATAGTCGCGCGGCGAGCGGGAAATCGGAATGGCAAGCAGCCCCGAAGCTTGGGGAGCGAATGCGGCGGCCTTGTCGACTAACGATCCGATGTGGTCCGTGGCAAACACCTTGCCTGCCGCTGTCCCGTTCAGGGCCCGGACAATGCGGCGGAAGTCATCCGTCGGGGGCGTCACGCCGGAGAAAGCATAGCTGCCGTTTAACCACACCCCGACACCATCGGCCGGGATCGCGCTGGTCAGGATGTCGGCAAGCCAATCAGGATCGTTGAGCAGGGTTTCATCTGACGCGACGGCACCCAGAAGCTGGTCCGAGATATCGCGCGCGCGGCGCTCGTACTCGATGAGTTCACGCCGCTCGCGGCTCTCGAGCCGCATCGAGAACATCTGGGCGAAGAGTTCGCTGACCGAACGGCGCTCGAAGGTAGGCGCGCGCGGGGAATAGTGATGGCAGGCGAACAAGCCCCACAGCTCGCCATCGACCAGGATGGATATCGAAAGAGATGCCTCGACGCCCATGTTCTTGAGGTATTCGATATGAATGGGCGAAACCGAGCGCAGCACGGACAGCGAAAGATCGAGTGGCTTGCGGTGCTCGTCGAGCGCGGGCACAATTGCGACGGGCACGCAGCTTACATCCCGGATGACCCGGATGAGGTTGCGCTTGTAGAGGGCTCTGGCCTGGCGGGGAATATCGCTCGCCGGGTAATGCAGCCCTCTGAAGGAGCCAATGCCCGACTTGCAGGCTTCGGCGACAACCTCGCCCGCACCGTCGGGTGCAAACTTGTAGACCATGACCCGGTCATAGCCGAGCAGCGCGCGAATTTGGCGGGCACCTTCCTTGTAGAAGGCTGGCAGGTCCGGCTGGTTATCGAGCCTTGTCATCATAGAGCGGACGGCGCCCGATGCATCGCCATTGCTGTGAGCGCCCGGCTCGGCTTCGATTATGATCTGGCCGCGCGAGTTGTGGATCGCGATGTCGAAGGGAGGGCCGTTCTCGCTGATCTGGCACCCGAACATGCGTTCGACCGTGTCCGGGGAAATCAGATAGGCGACCCTGTTGCGCAAGTCATGGACGAGCTTGGGCGGAAGGAGCTGAGTCAGCGGCGTTCCGATGGCCGCCTGGGCATCGAACGGCAGGAACTCGCCAAGATTTGCCGAGACGCGCGCGATGATCCAGTCAGTGCTGACCGCAATGAGGAATCCGACCGGTTGGATCGCCCCCAGGAGGTGAATCGGCTCCCGGTC is a window encoding:
- a CDS encoding HWE histidine kinase domain-containing protein; the protein is MADAEFHVDLTNCDREPIHLLGAIQPVGFLIAVSTDWIIARVSANLGEFLPFDAQAAIGTPLTQLLPPKLVHDLRNRVAYLISPDTVERMFGCQISENGPPFDIAIHNSRGQIIIEAEPGAHSNGDASGAVRSMMTRLDNQPDLPAFYKEGARQIRALLGYDRVMVYKFAPDGAGEVVAEACKSGIGSFRGLHYPASDIPRQARALYKRNLIRVIRDVSCVPVAIVPALDEHRKPLDLSLSVLRSVSPIHIEYLKNMGVEASLSISILVDGELWGLFACHHYSPRAPTFERRSVSELFAQMFSMRLESRERRELIEYERRARDISDQLLGAVASDETLLNDPDWLADILTSAIPADGVGVWLNGSYAFSGVTPPTDDFRRIVRALNGTAAGKVFATDHIGSLVDKAAAFAPQASGLLAIPISRSPRDYVVLFRSEMRESVRWAGDPHKPIAYGPNGSRLTPRESFAEWRENVEGRSRPFTSSEMRVAETLRATLIEVVLRLADEAAAQRHQANARQELLIAELNHRVRNILGVIRGLIRQSQPDEDAVRDFVKVVDGRIHALARAHNQITDDHWGPAPLQALIDAEAAAFAADKETSICSEGPPLLLNPQAYSTMALVIHELVTNSTKYGSLSGDGEVRIAWDRNDANDLVLTWQEAGGPPVTPPTRKGFGTTIVDRSVPYDLGGSSEIHYDPAGVRARFRIPARHVSVPRNHQGPYVKLPAPPHHAQNAPPADLLCGRSVMLVEDSLIIALDAEDILTRLGAELTAVSTVEAAHDALDGYAPDFAVLDINLGDQTSFPVADRLLEMGVPFFFASGYGEQAKLPDEHRARMVVQKPYTAHNLARAAEELLGLEPIS